TGATATTAGCCGGATCTACTTACGGGAAAGTAAAAGCAATGTATAATGAAAGAAATCAAACCTTAAAAGAGGCTGGTCCTTCTACTCCAATCTTGATGTTAGGCTTAAATTCTGCTCCACAAGCGGGTGATGGATTTAATGTAATTAGCGACGAACACGAAGCTAAAGCAATAGCAACAAAACGCTTACAACTACAACGCGAGCAAGGAATTCGTACTCAAAAACACATTACTCTTGATGAGATTGGACGACGCTTGGCTATTGGTGATTTTAAAGAGCTTAATGTAATTGTTAAAGCCGACGTGGACGGTTCTGTTGAAGCTCTTTCTGATTCTCTTATTAAACTAACTACTGATGAAGTTCAACTAAATGTAATTCATAAATCCGTTGGACAAATTAGCGAATCTGATGTTCTATTAGCTTCAGCTTCTGATGCTATTATTGTCGGTTTCCAAGTACGTGCAAATAATCAAGCTCAAAAGCTTGCCGAAGCAGAAGGAATTCAGATTAAATATTACTCTATCATTTATCAAGCTATCGAAGAATTAAAACTTGCGATGGAGGGAATGTTAGCACCTACAGAAGAAGAGAGAATTATTGCGAATGTGGAAATTCGTGAAACTTTTAAAATACCTAAAGTTGGAACAGTTGCAGGATGTATGGTTACACGAGGAAAAATATACCGCAACAGTCTTATCCGTCTAATTCGTGATGGTATTGTAATCTATTCCGGAAAACTTGGTTCTTTAAAACGTTTTAAAGACGATGTTAAAGAAGTTAATCACGGCTATGAATGTGGTATGAATATCGATAACTTTAATGATATTAAAGTTGGTGATGTTATTGAAGCCTACGAAATGATTGAAATTAAACGGACTTTATAATTGATATTATATTTACAAAAAACGCGCTTAAAATTTAAGCGCGTTTTTTTATATCCGTAGTTAATCAGTTCATATAACGAGATTTCGATCCGTCGGCTGACGGAGAGAAATCTCTACCAGCATACAAACAGATTAACTTCGTTGAGGGCTAGGCCGTTTCTCATTCCGCTGCGCTCCATTCGGAATGATGGAGTTTGGAATAGATCTCTCCGTCGCTGCGCTCTGTCGAGATGAGGGGCGGTTACGCTCTGTCGAGATGAATATTTTGCTTTATGAAAGGCAAACTAAATACCGAACTTAATAAACTACAGTATCCTTCCGTCTTGCATCTCTATAATTCTGTCTGATGAATCTGCAAAATCGTTATCGTGAGTTACGGCGATTATAGTTTGATTTAAATCTGATGAAATTTGGCGGAAAAGATCCAAAATAATGGCTGTATTTTTAGTATCAAGGTTTCCTGTTGGTTCATCACACATGATTATTTTGGGTTCGTTTATCAAAGCTCTTGCAATGGCAACACGCTGTTGCTGTCCGCCCGAAAGTTTTGATGCCGGTTTTAAAGCTTGATCTTCTATCCCTAATAACCTAAGTTTTTGATAGGCTTCTTCTTCAATCTCTTCTCTTGAATGCCGACCAAGTTTCAGTGCAGGAATCATTACATTTTTTAAGCAACTAAACTCAGGAAGCAAATAATGAAATTGAAATACAAAACCAATGTGTACATTTCTTATCCTAGCTAATTTATCCAGTTTTAGTCCCGTAATTAAGTCTTTGTCGATAAATATATTACCCATATAATCCGTGTCCATAGTTGAAAGGACATACAATAGTGTTGATTTTCCACTACCCGATTTCCCTATAACTGAAACAAATTCGGATTTTTTGATTTCGAATGAAATATTATTTAACACCTTAAATTTTTGAGGTGTATAGAAA
This Bacteroidales bacterium DNA region includes the following protein-coding sequences:
- a CDS encoding ABC transporter ATP-binding protein; translation: MQTILRAENITKYFYTPQKFKVLNNISFEIKKSEFVSVIGKSGSGKSTLLYVLSTMDTDYMGNIFIDKDLITGLKLDKLARIRNVHIGFVFQFHYLLPEFSCLKNVMIPALKLGRHSREEIEEEAYQKLRLLGIEDQALKPASKLSGGQQQRVAIARALINEPKIIMCDEPTGNLDTKNTAIILDLFRQISSDLNQTIIAVTHDNDFADSSDRIIEMQDGRIL